From Passer domesticus isolate bPasDom1 chromosome 8, bPasDom1.hap1, whole genome shotgun sequence, a single genomic window includes:
- the LOC135305618 gene encoding olfactory receptor 14J1-like: MSNSSSISHFLLLALADTRQLQLLHFCLLLGISLAALLANGLIISAVACGHHLHTPMFFFLLNLALSDLGSICTTVPKAMHNSLWDTTTISYKGCAAQVFFFAFFMSAEFALLTVMCYDRYVSICKPLHYGTLLGSRACAHMAAAAWTSGFLNALLHTANTFSLPLCHGNALGQFFCEIPHILKLTCSHSKLREFGITVLSAVLYLGCFVFIVFSYVQIFRAVLRIPSEQGRHKAFSTCLPHLAVATMFLSTGTFAYLKPPSLSSPSLDLSVSVLYSLVTPALNPLIYSLRNQELKDSLRKLVTVSSKAINSLFCCIAFRM; this comes from the coding sequence atgtccaacagcagctccatcagccacttcctcctgctggcattggcagacacgcggcagctgcagctcctgcacttctgcctcttgctgggcatctccctggctgccctcctggccaacggcctcatcatcagcgccgtagcctgcggccaccacctgcacacgcccatgttcttcttcctgctcaacctggccctcagcgacctgggctccatctgcaccactgtccccaaagccatgcacaattccctctgggacaccaccaccatctcctacaaaggatgtgctgctcaggtgtttttctttgcctttttcatGTCAGCAGAATTTGCGCTTCTCACAGTGATGTGCTATGACCGCtatgtgtccatctgcaaacccctgcactacgggaccctcctgggcagcagagcttgtgcccacatggcagcagctgcctggaccAGTGGTTTCctcaatgctctgctgcacacagccaacacattttccctgcccctgtgccatggcaatgccctgggccagttcttctgtgaaatcccacacatcCTCAAGCTCACCTGCTCACACTCCAAActcagggaatttgggattACTGTCCTAAGTGCTGTTCTATATCTcggttgttttgtgttcatagttttctcctatgtgcagatcttcagggctgtgctgaggatcccctctgagcagggacggcacaaagccttttccacctgcctccctcacctggccgtgGCCACcatgttcctcagcactggcacATTTGCCTACCTAAAGcccccctccctctcctccccatccctggatctttcagtgtcagttctgtactctcTGGTgactccagccctgaacccccttatctacagcctgaggaaccaggagctcaaggattCCCTGAGAAAACTGGTGACTGTATCTTCAaaagcaataaattcccttttctgctgcatagCCTTCAGAATGTAA